Below is a window of Phyllopteryx taeniolatus isolate TA_2022b chromosome 16, UOR_Ptae_1.2, whole genome shotgun sequence DNA.
ATACCCACAACCATACCATACGCTGTTTTGGTTCCCTCAATTAACTCCAGTATATTAAAGATGAACAGCTCTCAGCTTCAAGTcgtgcagttctacacccttGCAATCGACACTCGGaataatgaacatattgttTCATTAATACCTCGTCATTGTCAACCAAAGAACTTTGTTAACACTATTAAATGAAAATTCCAAGATCGTATACAGTCCAAGTGTTTGCTTTGAGGCCATTTGAAAGTTTCTTTTCCTCCATGGCAGCAGCGGTTACCCAGTTTAATATGAGGAGTACTCCCCCTCGGACCCATTAAGTATCAGTGAGTTACGAAGAGGAGTTTCTGAAGTGTGGAGACCGAAGGACCTCTATTTTGTTCAAATTTCCAAACACATTTTGACCATGGAAAAAAGTTCCAGTGTCAAACAGTCACCATCTCTGCAGCCTTATTAACTACTGGCAATGAAGTCGTTTTGTCATTCGTATCCCTTTTCAATaccgcttgtccttattagggtcacgggtgagccgGAGTCTATCTCACCTGACTTTTGTCGCACAGCAATTAGTCTATAGTGtatattttgggaatgtgggaggcagCCGGAGTATCCGGAGCAAAATGTGAGCAaacacggagagaacatgcaaactccacacggacgggaaggccagagctgaaATGAGAACCCAGACCCTCACTCGCCAACAAGTAGGTCACGGTAGTGGCCGTCTCTtacccaaagtcacctgggataggctccagctcacccacggcCAAAGGCAGGATAAGCAAAataggaaatgaatgaatagtttGTCTCGGGGTGAGTAGCGCCACTCGAGCAACAAGGCGCTCTTTTACAAACTTGAACTTTGTTAGCATCGCTCCACTCACCACCAAACTTGTCCTTGAAATATGGCTGATTGTTTCAAATCTGTTCACCTTGATCAATCTTATTTCCTGTATTATGCAGACCATTATTGCCAtcgtgtatactgtatatgccatcCTTCTCTTGGCATTCCTCTTACAAATCCTATTATTGACCCTTACGTGAAAGATTTTACAATTGCACAGTATGGTTCCCTCTTACACAATTGTATTCTGTTAAGAAATGCAGACCTGCAGGCGGTGTCTCCATGAATACTGGGTCACTCCACAAACTCCAGTAGCCATTGTAGCTAATTCCATCCAGTTTTGCCCGAACCCGCACCGTGTACTTAGTGCCTGGCTGCAGGCTCCTCAAGATCATCCTGGAGCTGGCTTGTACCACCTCGACCTGCAAAACCAACTGTCAGATCAGTAATAAACCCCCACTGATTCCAAAAACGGAAGCATTCATAAAATAGCCATTACCTGTGCCGTATGACTGTCGAGCGTGGCGTAGGAGACCTCGTACATCATGCTGTCGTCCatgtgtttgagaggaggaggtATCCAGCTGACATTCAGCTGACCCTCTTGGCCGGTGCGACTCACAGTCACGTTAGCGGGAGGGTCCAGCAGAACTGTGGCAGAACCGCACGATTTGGAGGGCGATTCGTGGAATGCTATTTCTCACGACTCGTCCTGTGACACACTATTACGGATAAAAGTATGTCGACACACCCGCCGATCCAACGATTCCCAAGCGCTTCACGTGAATGATCGTCGTGCGGGCTGTATTTCAACTAAACGGGCCCAGATTTCACGCTGAGAGTTTGAGACCAATTGCGGATGGCTCTCGCAGGTGCTCTTTCTCACCTGGATCCGCGGTGCCTTCAGCCTGTCTCTACGCTATTCATCCATAtgtgctgtgtgcgtgtgtatgcgcGGGCATGTTTCGCCTTTATATGTGGGACTTGGTAGGGagggactgtttttttttttgtcaatgtctctctgtctccaaagcgttctgtGTCAATCGTTCTGTGCGGCtccgacgaccggagacaaattcctagtgtgttttttggcaaataaagatgattcccattccgattccgattctgattcttgCTATTTGAATTGTCTGCTTTTATGTccgtaaagcactttgtgttgcattttaacgTATGCAAAGTGCTACATCAATTTGATTTGAATGGTAACCTTATTTATATACTAATTTAAGGTTGACCAGCTTCCTAGAACAGATTGTGTTGGACCTCCAAAAAGTATTAGCCCTTCCAATGTCACCGAGGACATGCTGGAATTTCCGATAAATTAAATGTTGCCGACTTACAGAAAAGTTCCGCCAGAAGGCTGCGATTGTGGATCAGGTTTCCGTCTCGACGAATTTCAATGTCCATTGGGACAAACATGGAAGCTTGATCCAGGTGGCAGCTGTACAGCGTCTTTCCCCCTGGCATATTGCGGGCTGTCAGTGGGCATTCGCTGCTGTTTGTATTTCTGTCGGGGACACACAAAGGCAGAAACACAATTCCGAAAAGTTTGCGCTGATGAAGAACTGCGCTGCATTGTTCTGGTGTGTCTATGGGTTTCTGTATTCCTAATAGCAAACGTGTACTTTGATGACGTCGGAGCCCccatcccagccgactttgggcaaaaggccgCAAAAGCCAATCGCAGAACCAACGAAACGACTATTCACGATCATATTTGTACCTTTGTACTAATACGATACTTTGTCCTCATTTAGTACGCCTCTGATtattattctaaagctgattatTATGTTTGGTCATTGAATATTTGTTACAGCTCCTATCTCTTTAGACTGAGCGGGCGTAACCAATGGTGTTGCTTGAGTTGTGAgcataccacaaaaaaaacgacAGCGTTCCAAATCATGatgcaaatgatatttttctctgATTTTCAACAATATTTGAATGATGCTCAAATGTTTGATGACTTGAGAATTATGCCGACTGTTGTTGGCATTGACTATTGAGGAAAATCCGAGTTCCCCCAAATACTTTGCTCAATAATTTGGGTTAGCGGTTGAAAAGTAGTTCAGTGTTAACCAGGCTGGAGTTTTAAGTCTTGTCATTTCCATTGAAAGAAGCGTGAAAGAAGCGTGAAACGAAACACGCGCCCTCCATGTTGACATCACACGGCGTGTGCTTACTGGTAGGTGTATGTGAAGGAATAGTCCTCCACAGGGCCAGCCctctcctcatcttcctcccagAAGCAGGTGAAGTCCTTCTTGCGCTCTGCAAAGCATTTGGGGGTTTCTGGCTCCTTTTCCAGCGTAATAGCGACTGGAGAGGTGATGTTTCGATGCCGCACGTCACACGGGTTAGCAccgtggcaaaaaagaaaaggggttttttttggttttgttttactcCTCTCAGTTCGGTCAGCCATCTGTTTCTATAGCCGTCC
It encodes the following:
- the epor gene encoding erythropoietin receptor isoform X1 — its product is MADRTERSKTKPKKTPFLFCHGANPCDVRHRNITSPVAITLEKEPETPKCFAERKKDFTCFWEEDEERAGPVEDYSFTYTYQNTNSSECPLTARNMPGGKTLYSCHLDQASMFVPMDIEIRRDGNLIHNRSLLAELFFLLDPPANVTVSRTGQEGQLNVSWIPPPLKHMDDSMMYEVSYATLDSHTAQVEVVQASSRMILRSLQPGTKYTVRVRAKLDGISYNGYWSLWSDPVFMETPPAELNPLIVFLIFITSFILMVLSFAVLVSNRRFLRKKIWPTIPTPDGRFQGLFTDYGGDFQEWLSHTTGGLCSTPALFYNEEYPTSLEVLSELSLKPPLPPPPLPPKMSSAFTLQYTEEDVQKGLDLAQMPQNHWLMENLSVQNQHPVPCSQSSRLESQDTYVTLTENNHSQENNTLPLEVLLAFKKTMLTEAH